A genomic segment from Triticum dicoccoides isolate Atlit2015 ecotype Zavitan chromosome 1A, WEW_v2.0, whole genome shotgun sequence encodes:
- the LOC119281904 gene encoding transcription factor ILR3-like, with amino-acid sequence MSCGVGQGGWLLDYGLVEEEIQASDFIYMVDDPPVSSVILGFDAPRREDAAAAAQDNSGAKKRSRPESSAQPGTKACREKLRRDRLNERFNELCAVLEPGKPPKADKVAILSDATRLLDQLRAEAQKLKVSNESLQDSIKSLKSEKSELRDEKTQLKAERERLEQMLKGVSAAAAAPRQFVPHPAAAAAPQFHPAAAYAHAGKFVPAYAAGYPPPAAFWQWIPPTSLDTSKDPAHWPPVA; translated from the exons ATGAGCTGCGGCGTGGGGCAGGGCGGGTGGCTGCTGGACTACGGCCTCGTGGAGGAGGAGATCCAGGCCTCCGACTTCATCTACATGGTCGACGACCCGCCGGTCTCCAG CGTGATACTGGGCTTCGACGCTCCCAGGAGGGAGGACGCCGCGGCGGCTGCCCAGGACAACTCCGGTGCCAAGAAAAG ATCCCGTCCAGAGTCGAGCGCGCAGCCCGGCACCAAGGCATGCCGCGAGAAGCTCCGGCGAGACAGGCTCAACGAGAG GTTCAATGAGCTCTGCGCCGTCTTGGAGCCCGGGAAGCCACCCAAGGCCGACAAGGTCGCCATCCTCAGCGACGCCACCCGCCTCCTGGACCAGCTGCGCGCCGAGGCCCAGAAGCTCAAGGTCTCCAACGAGTCACTCCAGGACTCCATCAAGAGCCTCAAG TCCGAGAAGTCGGAGCTGCGGGACGAGAAGACGCAGCTGAAGGCCGAGAGGGAGAGGCTGGAGCAGATGCTCAAGGGCGTCAGcgcggccgccgccgcgccgcggcAGTTCGTCCCGCACCCGGCCGCCGCGGCCGCGCCGCAGTTCCACCCGGCGGCGGCGTACGCGCACGCCGGCAAGTTCGTCCCGGCGTACGCCGCGGGCTACCCGCCGCCGGCCGCGTTCTGGCAGTGGATACCGCCGACGTCGCTGGACACGTCCAAGGACCCCGCGCACTGGCCGCCGGTCGCGTGA